In Larimichthys crocea isolate SSNF chromosome VI, L_crocea_2.0, whole genome shotgun sequence, one genomic interval encodes:
- the LOC104940460 gene encoding ADP-ribosylation factor 1, whose amino-acid sequence MGGIISHLFTRFTSKRPVRILMVGLDAAGKTTLLYKLKLAEVVTTIPTIGFNVETVEYKNISFTVWDVGGQTVIRPLWRHYYINTQGLIFVVDSNDPERIKEAADELHRVLEEDELRGVALLVFANKQDLPRAMSVSDITEALGLTGISQPWLVQSSCAISGSGLAEGLDWLSDQIPKQ is encoded by the exons ATGGGCGGCATCATCTCACACCTGTTCACCAGGTTCACCTCCAAGAGACCGGTCAGGATCCTAATGG TGGGTCTGGATGCAGCAGGTAAAACCACCCTGCTGTACAAACTGAAGCTGGCCGAGGTCGTCACCACCATCCCCACTATTGGTTTTAACGTGGAGACGGTAGAGTACAAGAACATCAGTTTCACGGTTTGGGACGTCGGTGGTCAGACTGTCATCAGACCTCTGTGGAGACATTACTACATTAACACACAG ggtCTGATATTCGTGGTCGACAGCAACGACCCCGAGAGGATTAAAGAAGCCGCTGACGAGCTGCACAGGGTG ttGGAGGAAGACGAGCTGAGGGGTGTGGCCTTACTGGTATTTGCGAACAAGCAAGATTTGCCCAGAGCCATGTCtgtcagtgacatcacagaggcCCTGGGCCTCACAGGAATCTCACAGCCG TGGCTTGTCCAGTCGTCCTGTGCCATCAGTGGTTCAGGCCTGGCCGAGGGTCTGGACTGGCTCTCTGACCAGATCCCGAAACAGTAA
- the LOC104940234 gene encoding uncharacterized protein LOC104940234, with the protein MKLFFVPMVMALVVTTTGFTTTRGPYGRNLIGKMFTLSRKNGGISFYSPYLSLTSTSWLYTSAYPARTYKTTTATTTFSRTSTTRPTTTPTTQRYKTTTASTTPTFSRTSTTRPTTRPTTRSTTYPPWTTYPQWTTVLPTRGVSVCLRYLTDYVQDSTSVIFTLSPTTTPLRLMSRSGVLYGLSFNSYSYPNLFLQPNIRLCPNIGMDIWTRLCLTVDTAKNVAQVFSGSNMSVRKILPFSYVWSGQPLIDFSGFDGQVTDVQIWDYPLSYRQIYNYMVTVYGPRRGSVLTWSSISYSPRGNVIMEDVYEQQAKQSIKSGRRGRGRQLKGKKKTRKFWNPMEKKARNRQLVY; encoded by the exons atgaagctgttttttgttcCCATGGTGATGGCACTGGTTGTTACAACTACTGGATTCACAACAAcaagag GACCTTACGGACGAAATTTAATTGGGAAAATGTTCACTTTGTCTCGTAAAAATGGAGGAATATCCTTCTATTCCCCTTATCTTTCTCTTACTTCTACCTCCTGGCTTTACACCTCTGCCTACCCAGCCCGAACATACAAAACCACCACTGCCACCACCACCTTTTCCCGAACCAGTACAACCAGGCCTACCACCACccccacaacccaaagatacaAAACCACCACTGCCAGCACCACCCCCACCTTTTCCCGTACCAGTACAACCAGGCCTACCACCCGCCCCACAACCCGATCAACAACCTACCCTCCCTGGACCACCTACCCCCAGTGGACCACAGTACTTCCTACTAGAG GTGTGTCCGTGTGTCTGCGATACCTTACCGACTACGTGCAAGATTCAACCTCTGTAATCTTCACACTCAGTCCAACTACAACGCCTCTAAGGCTGATGAGCAGATCAGGTGTTTTGTATGGACTGTCTTTTAATTCCTACAGCTACCCCAACCTGTTCCTTCAACCCAACATAAGGCTCTGTCCTAACATTGGAATGGACATCTGGACCAGACTCTGTCTCACTGTGGACACTGCGAAGAATGTGGCCCAGGTGTTTAGCGGCTCAAACATGAGTGTCAGGAAGATACTGCCTTTTTCG tatgtCTGGTCAGGTCAGCCATTGATTGATTTCTCAGGTTTTGATGGACAGGTGACAGACGTCCAGATATGGGATTATCCTCTCAGCTACAGACAAATCTACAACTACATGGTCACCGTCTACgg gccaCGTCGTGGCTCCGTCCTCACCTGGTCCTCCATCAGCTACTCTCCCAGAGGAAACGTCATAATGGAGGACGTCTATGAGCAGCAGGCAAAACAGTCAATCAAAAGCggcaggagggggagagggCGTCAActaaaaggaaagaagaagaccAGAAAGTTTTGGAATCCCATGGAAAAGAAAGCGAGAAACAGACAGCTGGTTTACTGA
- the ccdc3b gene encoding coiled-coil domain-containing protein 3 yields the protein MWIILAFILAAAGPGGSLGCQLPHDWRPQTEACRAELAQIIVFAKVLALHEESYSVYNYLPWQYDTDLFFSAEIELLCDQAWGSMLEVPAGSRFNVTGLGYFPCFSYSVTKNNNYYFFLRMDENYNIVPHGVNFQDPIFPDTTEMHRMFASLFQFSNCTSGTQLHHYTPEWEAQEDSRLLCSAVQKALFEEEERVRTLSQQVRSLEKANDHLREKVKNMKRQLRQAQRETTKEQQTLSLKQLYEPQAHPDQDTTQDRKKTPLKKVLSKRLKK from the exons ATGTGGATTATTTTGGCGTTTATTCTGGCAGCTGCTGGTCCTGGTGGAAGTTTGGGATGTCAGCTGCCCCACGACTGGAGACCACAGACAGAGGCTTGCCGTGCCGAGCTGGCGCAGATCATAGTCTTTGCCAAGGTGTTGGCACTGCATGAGGAGTCTTACAGTGTGTATAACTACTTGCCATGGCAGTATGACACCGACCTGTTCTTCTCCGCCGAGATTGAGCTGCTGTGTGACCAGGCGTGGGGCAGCATGCTGGAGGTCCCCGCCGGCTCCAGGTTTAATGTCACCGGCTTGGGCTATTTCCCCTGCTTCTCCTACAgtgtcacaaaaaacaacaactactacttcTTCCTGAG aatGGATGAGAACTACAATATTGTCCCTCATGGAGTGAACTTCCAGGACCCCATTTTCCCTGACACTACAGAGATGCACCGTATGTTTGCCAGCCTTTTCCAGTTTTCCAACTGCACGTCTGGCACTCAGCTACACCACTACACCCCGGAGTGGGAGGCTCAGGAGGATAGCCGG TTGTTGTGCTCCGCGGTGCAGAAAGCTCTGTtcgaggaggaggaaagggtcAGGACCCTCTCCCAGCAGGTGCGTTCCTTGGAGAAAGCCAACGACCACCTGAGGGAAAAGGTGAAGAACATGAAACGTCAGTTACGTCAGGCCCAACGAGAAACAACTAAGGAGCAGCAGACCCTCAGCCTCAAACAGCTTTACGAGCCTCAAGCTCACCCTGACCAGGATACTACCCAGGACCGGAAGAAAACGCCACTTAAAAAGGTTCTCTCCAAGAGgctaaaaaaatag